In the genome of Dermacentor variabilis isolate Ectoservices chromosome 5, ASM5094787v1, whole genome shotgun sequence, one region contains:
- the LOC142582142 gene encoding signal peptide peptidase-like 2B encodes MTAQNGCLPLRKINLTDKVALIRDLGHCPLETVAKNFREVKVYGLVVGLSGSKLDDVVYDRQSPEPLDIVVGFVTRRSLGKLVKLMTPKEPLLTQLFTKEPEVDKGLLIVWSIATFSVAMGALWAGVISHQLYRYQAYKASRPAAAAEESQPEGRRASVDENGEVVKKPEEIDIGEDIDLQLTPKAMVLFVAFMSGALIVLYLFIQYLVYVIIGMFVLASTVALIGVLEPLFYMLPFGTARLPNYAFPCFYGSLEVRQVFLILFSIGLAFSWVVIRHNSKSWLLQDFLGVVFSIYMIKTLRLPNLMVICVLLVLLFFYDIFFVFVTPYLVPKGDSIMVEVARGGGSDEQIPMVMRVPHLSNEDIGACFGEYSVLGFGDILIPGFLVAYVHSFDLIASQGCLYYVTSVTAYGAGLVVTFIGLYVMKMAQPALLYLVPATLIPVILVAWCRGELREIWYGIKHETPFPSEEEPEPPADSSKRKRSQDDEAQRGPPRPAAAATEPPPQLPGPPQRSALFPVHRFAHPAPHVPASPLFHVPPRYF; translated from the exons ATGACGGCCCAGAATGGGTGCCTGCCACTGCGTAAGATCAACCTGACCGACAAAGTGGCGCTCATTCGTGACTTGGGACACTGTCCACTCGAGACTGTTGCCAAGAACTTCCGCGAGGTCAAGGTCTATGGTCTAGTTGTAGGCCTCTCCGGCAGCAAACTT GACGACGTTGTCTATGACAGGCAGTCACCTGAGCCTCTCGACATTGTTGTCGGGTTTGTCACCAGAAGAAGTTTAGGAAAGTTGGTG AAACTGATGACGCCGAAGGAACCGCTGCTTACTCAGCTCTTCACAAAGGAGCCTGAGGTCGACAAAGGGCTCCTCATTGTTTGGTCGATCGCTACATTCAGCGTTGCCATGGGCGCTTTGTGGGCAGGAGTCATCAGTCACCAGCT TTACCGCTACCAGGCCTACAAGGCGAGCCGGCCCGCGGCTGCCGCGGAGGAATCCCAGCCCGAGGGCCGACGAGCGAGCGTCGACGAAAACGGCGAGGTGGTGAAGAAGCCCGAAGAGATCGACATTGGGGAGGACATCGACCTGCAGTTGACGCCCAAGGCTATGGTCTTATTTGTCGCCTTCATGTCCGGCGCGTTGATCGTGCTCTACCTCTTCATCCAGTATCTCG TGTACGTGATCATTGGCATGTTCGTGCTCGCGTCGACAGTTGCTCTCATCGGAGTTCTTGAACCCCTGTTCTACATGCTGCCTTTTGGCACTGCAAG GCTGCCAAACTACGCATTCCCCTGCTTCTACGGCTCACTGGAAGTGCGCCAGGTGTTCCTGATCCTGTTTTCCATTGGCCTGGCCTTTTCGTGGGTCGTCATCCGCCACAACTCTAAATCTTGGCTGCTCCAGGATTTCTTGGGCGTCGTCTTCAGCATCTACATGATCAAAACCTTGCGCCTGCCTAACCTCATG GTTATCTGCGTTCTCttggtcttgctttttttttacgatATTTTCTTCGTATTCGTCACACCATACCTGGTTCCG AAAGGAGACAGCATCATGGTGGAAGTGGCCCGAGGCGGCGGCAGCGACGAGCAGATACCAATGGTTATGCGGGTGCCGCATTTGAGCAACGAGGACATCGGCGCTTGCTTCGGGGAGTACTCTGTGCTGGGATTCGGCGACATCCTTATTCCCG GTTTTCTCGTGGCGTACGTGCACAGCTTCGACTTGATAGCGTCCCAGGGTTGCCTCTATTACGTGACCAGCGTAACCG CCTACGGCGCCGGTCTCGTAGTCACTTTCATCGGCCTCTACGTAATGAAGATGGCCCAGCCCGCCCTGCTGTACCTCGTTCCCGCGACGCTGATTCCTGTCATTCTCGTCGCGTGGTGCCGCGGGGAGCTTCGGGAAATCTGGTACGGAATCAAG CATGAGACGCCTTTCCCCTCCGAGGAGGAACCGGAGCCCCCCGCAGACTCGTCCAAGAGGAAGCGCTCCCAGGACGACGAGGCGCAGCGTGGCCCTCCGCGTCCCGCGGCAGCTGCCACCGAGCCGCCCCCGCAACTCCCCGGGCCGCCGCAGCGGTCCGCCCTGTTCCCCGTGCACCGCTTCGCGCACCCCGCGCCGCACGTGCCAGCATCGCCGTTGTTTCACGTGCCTCCGCGATACTTCTGA